In a single window of the Coregonus clupeaformis isolate EN_2021a chromosome 10, ASM2061545v1, whole genome shotgun sequence genome:
- the LOC121575432 gene encoding proline-rich transmembrane protein 3-like: MVPISRDSRGKQSHTSTLSSANPKQAPIVTGQFRRENEQTQSIPDIQLTELSVPSSPDVKHIIHQYEENVKGKLWPAPSVRYGVFGPITHQNLIGGPCVLGLGPCVFPTGTNGTLLLWEDLSRTLAFAWELHVYGSAGLFLMLSCVAVLGIVGRSNMLHPLCDVLTLANRLLLLTGALRAVLLLTDPYGTRRILSRPVLTALYNLPLLLLLWAQVALAMILLSPALQRPRVVGSLAVLHCTLLLAADLLSPTLSAALPLVLQSLSLCWGLPLCLGILTQSLSHLHPFSKTPIHTCGAPQKIEERARRVMAVCALLGVLCSGLQIYSLLWLYGLLGDWRRFGWGWWLGQFWARVLELLWGFSMLVLGSWVFWTPRRSRARSDHGQGRPEGASFWDRVWKILRIGPFRKFEKNWAELIPKNWAEQHHSGADSGSIRVYDNPPTTHRLRDTMSPSHHKGGEPTTSSSSDTHLLWQRVGECECILSVIECNMRPQSPINLSRSIDNTLHRDNGHLLGVGSLFTAPPPSTWTHQAGADTSLGDSAITPASLTSLTSPTSHVGCRWEVEAGSRPATSDHFIAKEQAQPEAEPKSEPQPQLLEASDNQILQPSPTPEHQEEVPDNYIYMSIVPNKVNKPGITQEDEGSSVGSREDVTDL; encoded by the exons ATGGTTCCCATAAGCAGAGACAGTCGGGGAAAACAGTCCCACACCTCCACCCTGTCATCAGCCAATCCCAAACAAGCACCCATTGTGACAGGACAGTTTCGAAGAG AAAATGAACAAACTCAATCCATTCCTGACATACAATTAACTGAGTTGTCGGTACCATCATCACCTGATGTGAAACACATAATCCATCAATATGAAGAAAATG TTAAGGGTAAACTCTGGCCTGCGCCCTCTGTCCGCTACGGTGTGTTTGGCCCCATAACACATCAGAACCTGATTGGAGGCCCCTGTGTGCTAGGTCTTGGCCCCTGCGTGTTCCCTACCGGCACCAACGGCACCCTCCTTCTTTGGGAGGACCTGAGCCGCACGCTGGCCTTCGCCTGGGAGCTCCACGTCTATGGCTCTGCTGGACTCTTCCTGATGCTGTCCTGTGTGGCTGTGTTGGGAATAGTTGGACGGTCTAATATGCTCCACCCCCTCTGTGATGTCCTAACCCTGGCCAATAGGCTGTTGCTGCTGACCGGGGCTCTGCGTGCTGTCCTCCTCCTCACTGACCCGTATGGCACACGCCGGATACTGTCTCGGCCCGTCCTCACTGCCCTCTATAATctgcctctgctgctgctgctgtgggcACAGGTTGCCCTTGCGATGATTCTGCTGTCCCCAGCGCTGCAGCGCCCTCGTGTGGTGGGAAGTCTGGCAGTCTTACACTGTACTCTGCTGCTGGCAGCCGACCTGCTCTCCCCAACGCTGTCCGCTGCCCTCCCTCTGGTGctacagagcctctctctctgctggggccTGCCACTCTGCCTGGGCATTCTCACCCAGTCACTATCCCACCTGCACCCCTTCTCCAAGACCCCCATACACACGTGTGGGGCCCCTCAGAAGATTGAGGAGCGGGCAAGAcgtgtgatggcagtgtgtgcCCTCCTGGGGGTGCTGTGCTCTGGCCTGCAGATCTACAGCCTGCTCTGGCTCTATGGGCTGCTGGGGGACTGGAGGCGCTTTGGCTGGGGCTGGTGGCTGGGGCAGTTCTGGGCCCGGGTGCTGGAGCTGTTATGGGGCTTCTCTATGCTGGTGCTGGGCTCCTGGGTGTTCTGGACCCCCCGGAGGAGCCGTGCCAGGAGCGATCACGGCCAAGGGAGGCCAGAGGGAGCATCGTTTTGGGACAGGGTGTGGAAAATCCTGCGGATAGGGCCTTTCAGGAAGTTTGAGAAAAACTGGGCAGAGCTCATACCGAAAAACTGGGCGGAGCAGCATCACTCGGGAGCAGACAGTGGCTCCATACGGGTCTATGACAATCCCCCCACCACACACCGCTTGAGGGACACCATGTCACCATCTCATCACAAGGGTGGAGAACCCACGACCAGCAGCAGCAGTGATACCCACCTACTGTGGCAGCGGGTGGGGGAGTGCGAGTGCATCCTCTCCGTCATAGAGTGCAACATGCGCCCCCAGTCGCCAATCAACCTCAGCCGCAGCATCGACAACACTCTCCACCGTGACAACGGACACCTGCTAGGGGTAGGCAGCCTCTTCACAGCCCCACCTCCTTCCACCTGGACCCACCAAGCTGGTGCTGACACCTCGCTGGGGGACAGTGCGATCACACCcgcctctctcacctctctcacctctcccaccTCTCATGTTGGCTGTAGGTGGGAGGTGGAGGCTGGCTCCAGGCCTGCAACTTCTGATCATTTCATAGCCAAGGAGCAGGCACAGCCTGAGGCAGAGCCAAAGTCGGAGCCACAGCCACAGCTACTGGAGGCTTCTGATAACCAGATCCTCCAGCCATCTCCAACCCCTGAGCACCAGGAGGAGGTTCCAGACAATTATATATACATGTCTATTGTTCCAAACAAGGTGAATAAGCCAGGGATCACTCAGGAGGATGAAGGGTCCAGTGTGGGCAGCAGGGAGGATGTTACAGATCTATGA